The Erigeron canadensis isolate Cc75 chromosome 4, C_canadensis_v1, whole genome shotgun sequence genome window below encodes:
- the LOC122598440 gene encoding nicotinamide/nicotinic acid mononucleotide adenylyltransferase-like isoform X2: protein MDYALPLEKLSLEPIDEEDASSHSNAKGKMHVVLVSTGSFNPPTFMHLRLFELARDALDSKGFHVVGGYMSPVNDAYNKKANQSSFQRSLTVLSRIRSFFCDNGLISSAFLKVMLVCGSDLLESFGIPGAWIPEQVRTICRDYGVVCIRREGQDIEKIILRDEILTEYKDNIEVVDEIIPNRISSTLVRDCISRNLSVKYLTSDEVIDYIKRNQLYTNPII, encoded by the exons ATGGATTATGCGCTGCCCCTTGAGAAGTTATCGTTAGAGCCCATAGATGAAGAAGATGCTTCGTCACATTCGAACGCAAA GGGGAAAATGCATGTAGTTTTAGTATCAACTGGAAGCTTCAACCCTCCTACATTTATGCATTTGCGCCTTTTTG AATTGGCAAGAGATGCACTTGACTCGAAAGGGTTTCATGTTGTTGGAGGTTATATGTCGCCTGTAAATGATGCATATAATAAAAAG GCAAACCAAAGTTCGTTTCAACGCTCATTGACAGTATTGTCAAGAATAAGGAGTTTCTTTTGTGATAACGGACTAATATCTAGTG CGTTCCTAAAGGTCATGCTTGTCTGTGGCTCTGATCTGCTAGAATCATTTGGCATCCCTGGAGCTTGGATTCCAGAGCAG GTCAGGACTATATGCAGAGATTACGGTGTGGTTTGTATTCGCAGAGAAGGTCAAGACATTGAGAAAATCATCTTACGTGATGAAATCTTGACAGAATATAAG GATAATATCGAAGTGGTGGATGAAATAATACCAAACCGTATCAGCTCAACTTTAGTAAG AGACTGCATTTCAAGGAATTTGTCGGTGAAATATTTGACATCAGATGAAGTTATTGATTACATAAAACGAAATCAACTGTACACTAACCCTATCATCTGA
- the LOC122598440 gene encoding nicotinamide/nicotinic acid mononucleotide adenylyltransferase-like isoform X1, with protein MDYALPLEKLSLEPIDEEDASSHSNAKGKMHVVLVSTGSFNPPTFMHLRLFELARDALDSKGFHVVGGYMSPVNDAYNKKDLIPADHRIIMCQLACKSSEFVMVDSWEANQSSFQRSLTVLSRIRSFFCDNGLISSAFLKVMLVCGSDLLESFGIPGAWIPEQVRTICRDYGVVCIRREGQDIEKIILRDEILTEYKDNIEVVDEIIPNRISSTLVRDCISRNLSVKYLTSDEVIDYIKRNQLYTNPII; from the exons ATGGATTATGCGCTGCCCCTTGAGAAGTTATCGTTAGAGCCCATAGATGAAGAAGATGCTTCGTCACATTCGAACGCAAA GGGGAAAATGCATGTAGTTTTAGTATCAACTGGAAGCTTCAACCCTCCTACATTTATGCATTTGCGCCTTTTTG AATTGGCAAGAGATGCACTTGACTCGAAAGGGTTTCATGTTGTTGGAGGTTATATGTCGCCTGTAAATGATGCATATAATAAAAAG GATCTCATACCAGCTGACCATCGTATCATCATGTGCCAATTAGCTTGCAAAAGTTCTGAATTTGTAATGGTTGATAGCTGGGag GCAAACCAAAGTTCGTTTCAACGCTCATTGACAGTATTGTCAAGAATAAGGAGTTTCTTTTGTGATAACGGACTAATATCTAGTG CGTTCCTAAAGGTCATGCTTGTCTGTGGCTCTGATCTGCTAGAATCATTTGGCATCCCTGGAGCTTGGATTCCAGAGCAG GTCAGGACTATATGCAGAGATTACGGTGTGGTTTGTATTCGCAGAGAAGGTCAAGACATTGAGAAAATCATCTTACGTGATGAAATCTTGACAGAATATAAG GATAATATCGAAGTGGTGGATGAAATAATACCAAACCGTATCAGCTCAACTTTAGTAAG AGACTGCATTTCAAGGAATTTGTCGGTGAAATATTTGACATCAGATGAAGTTATTGATTACATAAAACGAAATCAACTGTACACTAACCCTATCATCTGA